A genome region from Synchiropus splendidus isolate RoL2022-P1 chromosome 5, RoL_Sspl_1.0, whole genome shotgun sequence includes the following:
- the ppfibp2a gene encoding liprin-beta-2 isoform X1, whose protein sequence is MGEVSYLKLKLADMEGKQVHMAERQHKAEVLIKELRILKEKVDYLEDQKLQYEKKLKATRVELSSLQQLLLCKNAEIESLHTRLLARPPLATENIEREAELQRLRTGIKALAAANDEKDRRIEELTLLLSQCRQFRELSHVTREAPPADRSLSCGRTNSSSSEEEEQNSMKNGDSVSAEDVKSEVSSHSSSSQQTSTPSIQKDTDSRWEFLLRLKPQPNPFQDNLRSPLRSETQALSGSMSELTSGQKRDSVSLTPPANSSLTESSSERSPDGSEDGDSQHTKLEKAGDSPKVNTQSGQRAVGSPEYMKTNRSLKRLWGKLRRTQSGGLQAADPEAGQFRRGGLRATAGPRLTRTPESCAARDLNIPFGQWTKEQVCGWLDDYGLGQYVNLTRQWVENGQTLLSATPQDFEKEMGMRNPLHRKKLQLAMRAFATKAADKSPELDHIWVTRWLDDIGLPQYKDQFHEARVDGRMLQYLTVNDLLTLKVTSQLHHLSIKCAIHVLHANKFNPNCLRRRPGEEKQPPPSEVVQWSNHRVMEWLRAVDLAEYAPNLRGSGVHGGLVILEPRFSSETLALLLNIPPQKTLLRRHLATAFATLVGAQASQEKREYGNATGHVPLTTTAKVKPKKLGFTQFSHLRKRKPDEASDYICPIESDILTVNGVSRLPSPALRGLSPQLDRHTDRQELSAKAPLTNGHDV, encoded by the exons GTGGAGCTCAGcagtctgcagcagctgctgctctgtaaGAACGCGGAGATCGAAAGTTTGCACACTCGGCTGTTGGCCAGACCTCCGCTGGCCACCGAGAACATCGAGCGAG AGGCAGAGCTGCAGAGGCTGAGGACCGGAATAAAAGCGCTGGCAGCTGCGAACGACGAGAAG GACCGTCGGATAGAAGAGCTCACGCTTCTCCTGAGTCAGTGCCGGCAGTTCAGAGAGCTCAGTCACGTGACTCGAGAGG CGCCCCCCGCTGATCGCTCCTTGTCCTGCGGCCGGACAAACTCCAGcagcagcgaggaggaagagcagaatTCAATGAAGAATGGGGATTCTGTCAGCGCAGAGGACGTCAAATCAGAG GTTTCCTCACACAGCTCCTCGTCCCAACAGACTTCAACTCCATCCATCCAGAAGGACACGGACAGCAGGTGGGAGTTTCTCCTCAGGTTGAAACCTCAGCCAAACCCTTTTCAAGACAACCTGCGTTCCCCTCTCAGGTCAGAGACGCAGGCCTTATCAGGCAGCATGAGCGAGTTGACCAGTGGACAGAAG CGTGACTCCGTGAGTCTGACACCGCCTGCGAACTCCTCCCTGACCGAGAGCAGCAGCGAACGATCTCCAGATGGCAGTGAGGACGGAGACTCCCAGCACA CAAAGCTGGAGAAGGCTGGCGACAGCCCGAAGGTAAACACGCAGTCTGGACAGAGAGCCGTCGGATCACCTGAGTACATGAAGACCAACAGGAGTCTGAAAAGACTTTGGGGAAA ACTTCGCAGGACTCAGTCTGGCGGTCTGCAGGCAGCAGATCCAGAGGCAGGTCAGTTCAGAAGAGGAGGGCTTCGAGCGACAGCAGGACCTCGACTCACCCGCACGCCTGAGTCCTGCGCTGCACG CGATCTGAATATTCCATTCGGCCAGTGGACGAAGGAGCAAGTGTGCGGCTGGCTGGACGACTACGGACTAGGCCAGTACGTCAACCTGACTCGACAATGGGTGGAAAACGGCCAGACTCTCCTGTCTGCAACGCCGCAGGACTTTGAGAAG GAGATGGGCATGAGGAACCCGCTGCACAGAAAGAAGCTCCAGCTGGCTATGAGGGCGTTCGCCACTAAAGCTGCGGACAAGTCGCCTGAGCTGGACCACATCTGGGTGACAC GATGGTTGGATGACATTGGTTTGCCTCAGTATAAAGACCAATTCCACGAAGCCCGAGTGGACGGGCGGATGCTGCAATACCTCACAGTG AACGACCTCCTGACTCTGAAAGTCACCAGTCAGCTCCATCATCTCAGTATTAAATGTGCCATCCACGTTCTTCACGCCAACAAGTTCAACCCCAACTGTCTGAGACGGAGACCAGGAGAAGAG AAGCAGCCTCCTCCCTCAGAAGTGGTGCAGTGGTCCAACCACCGCGTGATGGAGTGGCTGCGAGCAGTGGATCTAGCGGAATACGCTCCAAACCTGCGTGGCAGCGGGGTTCACGGTGGCCTCGTT ATTCTGGAGCCTCGATTCAGCTCTGAGACATTGGCCCTGTTGTTAAACATCCCTCCACAGAAGACGTTACTCCGCCGCCATCTGGCCACAGCGTTCGCCACTCTGGTGGGAGCTCAAGCCTCGCAGGAGAAGCGGGAATACGGCAATGCGACCGGCCACGTGCCGCTCACAACCACAGCTAAAGTGAAG CCGAAGAAACTGGGCTTCACCCAGTTCAGCCACCTCAGAAAGAGGAAGCCTGACGAGGCCTCGGATTACATCTGCCCGATAGAGAGCGACATCCTGACGGTCAACGGTGTTTCACGTCTGCCATCTCCAGCCCTCAGAGGCCTCAGCCCACAGctggacagacacacagaccgACAGGAGCTGAGCGCCAAAGCACCTCTGACGAATGGACACGACGTATGA
- the ppfibp2a gene encoding liprin-beta-2 isoform X2 yields MGEVSYLKLKLADMEGKQVHMAERQHKAEVLIKELRILKEKVDYLEDQKLQYEKKLKATRVELSSLQQLLLCKNAEIESLHTRLLARPPLATENIEREAELQRLRTGIKALAAANDEKDRRIEELTLLLSQCRQFRELSHVTREAPPADRSLSCGRTNSSSSEEEEQNSMKNGDSVSAEDVKSEVSSHSSSSQQTSTPSIQKDTDSRSETQALSGSMSELTSGQKRDSVSLTPPANSSLTESSSERSPDGSEDGDSQHTKLEKAGDSPKVNTQSGQRAVGSPEYMKTNRSLKRLWGKLRRTQSGGLQAADPEAGQFRRGGLRATAGPRLTRTPESCAARDLNIPFGQWTKEQVCGWLDDYGLGQYVNLTRQWVENGQTLLSATPQDFEKEMGMRNPLHRKKLQLAMRAFATKAADKSPELDHIWVTRWLDDIGLPQYKDQFHEARVDGRMLQYLTVNDLLTLKVTSQLHHLSIKCAIHVLHANKFNPNCLRRRPGEEKQPPPSEVVQWSNHRVMEWLRAVDLAEYAPNLRGSGVHGGLVILEPRFSSETLALLLNIPPQKTLLRRHLATAFATLVGAQASQEKREYGNATGHVPLTTTAKVKPKKLGFTQFSHLRKRKPDEASDYICPIESDILTVNGVSRLPSPALRGLSPQLDRHTDRQELSAKAPLTNGHDV; encoded by the exons GTGGAGCTCAGcagtctgcagcagctgctgctctgtaaGAACGCGGAGATCGAAAGTTTGCACACTCGGCTGTTGGCCAGACCTCCGCTGGCCACCGAGAACATCGAGCGAG AGGCAGAGCTGCAGAGGCTGAGGACCGGAATAAAAGCGCTGGCAGCTGCGAACGACGAGAAG GACCGTCGGATAGAAGAGCTCACGCTTCTCCTGAGTCAGTGCCGGCAGTTCAGAGAGCTCAGTCACGTGACTCGAGAGG CGCCCCCCGCTGATCGCTCCTTGTCCTGCGGCCGGACAAACTCCAGcagcagcgaggaggaagagcagaatTCAATGAAGAATGGGGATTCTGTCAGCGCAGAGGACGTCAAATCAGAG GTTTCCTCACACAGCTCCTCGTCCCAACAGACTTCAACTCCATCCATCCAGAAGGACACGGACAGCAG GTCAGAGACGCAGGCCTTATCAGGCAGCATGAGCGAGTTGACCAGTGGACAGAAG CGTGACTCCGTGAGTCTGACACCGCCTGCGAACTCCTCCCTGACCGAGAGCAGCAGCGAACGATCTCCAGATGGCAGTGAGGACGGAGACTCCCAGCACA CAAAGCTGGAGAAGGCTGGCGACAGCCCGAAGGTAAACACGCAGTCTGGACAGAGAGCCGTCGGATCACCTGAGTACATGAAGACCAACAGGAGTCTGAAAAGACTTTGGGGAAA ACTTCGCAGGACTCAGTCTGGCGGTCTGCAGGCAGCAGATCCAGAGGCAGGTCAGTTCAGAAGAGGAGGGCTTCGAGCGACAGCAGGACCTCGACTCACCCGCACGCCTGAGTCCTGCGCTGCACG CGATCTGAATATTCCATTCGGCCAGTGGACGAAGGAGCAAGTGTGCGGCTGGCTGGACGACTACGGACTAGGCCAGTACGTCAACCTGACTCGACAATGGGTGGAAAACGGCCAGACTCTCCTGTCTGCAACGCCGCAGGACTTTGAGAAG GAGATGGGCATGAGGAACCCGCTGCACAGAAAGAAGCTCCAGCTGGCTATGAGGGCGTTCGCCACTAAAGCTGCGGACAAGTCGCCTGAGCTGGACCACATCTGGGTGACAC GATGGTTGGATGACATTGGTTTGCCTCAGTATAAAGACCAATTCCACGAAGCCCGAGTGGACGGGCGGATGCTGCAATACCTCACAGTG AACGACCTCCTGACTCTGAAAGTCACCAGTCAGCTCCATCATCTCAGTATTAAATGTGCCATCCACGTTCTTCACGCCAACAAGTTCAACCCCAACTGTCTGAGACGGAGACCAGGAGAAGAG AAGCAGCCTCCTCCCTCAGAAGTGGTGCAGTGGTCCAACCACCGCGTGATGGAGTGGCTGCGAGCAGTGGATCTAGCGGAATACGCTCCAAACCTGCGTGGCAGCGGGGTTCACGGTGGCCTCGTT ATTCTGGAGCCTCGATTCAGCTCTGAGACATTGGCCCTGTTGTTAAACATCCCTCCACAGAAGACGTTACTCCGCCGCCATCTGGCCACAGCGTTCGCCACTCTGGTGGGAGCTCAAGCCTCGCAGGAGAAGCGGGAATACGGCAATGCGACCGGCCACGTGCCGCTCACAACCACAGCTAAAGTGAAG CCGAAGAAACTGGGCTTCACCCAGTTCAGCCACCTCAGAAAGAGGAAGCCTGACGAGGCCTCGGATTACATCTGCCCGATAGAGAGCGACATCCTGACGGTCAACGGTGTTTCACGTCTGCCATCTCCAGCCCTCAGAGGCCTCAGCCCACAGctggacagacacacagaccgACAGGAGCTGAGCGCCAAAGCACCTCTGACGAATGGACACGACGTATGA